The genomic DNA gtgtgtgtgtgtgtgtgtgtgtgtgtgtgtgtgtgtgtgtgtgtgtgttaatagtgtgtgttaatatgtgtaaatatgtgtgtgtgtgtgtgtgtgtgtgtgtgtgtgtgggggggctggtacgtgtgtatgtgaatgggctggtgagtgagtgagtgagtgagtgagtgagtgagtgagtgagtgagtgagtgagtgagtgagtgagtgagtgaatgaatgggctggtTGTCCCAGTTCTCCAGGGATCTAATGATTGCCATATGGCCTTAGCTTCCTCTTTTCCACAGACTCTTTagccaaaccacacacacaaacacacacactccctttccATTCTTTAGCCAAAACGAGCtcaaactttgcacagccatgtCTGACATTACActcacctcaaacacacacacacacacacacacacacacacaccagatgtgAATACTTTAATGCAGTGCATTCTTGCGCTGCAGAGAAGGATAGCTGCCATGCTACGGGTTCCTTACCAATTTTGTGTGGTGTTTTAACGCTGATcttaactctttttttttttgtatacatACATTTTCCCCCATAATTTCCTATGAACAAAaacaacttctggacatcagtgATCACTAACCTCGGTTTGGATAAAGAATTCTACTTCAACGAGTTGGCGGCTGAGGATGTTCACTCCACAAAATAATTCATTCAAAATGCTATAGAAAcatatcagaccaaagaacagcaCGCTGCGGGACAGAATTATAGAATatatcagaccaaagaacagaacTCTGTGGGACAGAATTATAGTacatatcagaccaaaggacagaattATAGAacatatcagaccaaaggacagaactCTGTGGGACAGAATTATAGAatatatcagaccaaaggacagaactCTGTGGGACAGAATTATAGTacatatcagaccaaaggacagaactCTGCGGGACAGAATTATAGTacatatcagaccaaaggacagaattATAGTAcatatcagaccaaagaacagaacTCTGCGGGACAGAATTATAGGACATGTGTAAGATATCAACAGGACCTGAAgaaggaaacttaaatccgttttacctcatgtCTACCAGCATGCCACTTGTGTAACTGTAGGACCTAGATCATCGTAACtcctcacacagagacacaaacaggaagtaccagttttGAATACAGAAGTGGTCCAATGAAGCTAAGTTTATGCAGGACCCCCCCCATACGACTGTTTTAAGtactttaactgacttgcctagttaaataaagttttttattttttattatgtgGCAACAATGTTTTTCCCCACACAGATGATGCGATGGGCCTATTAGACTATTCGACACTGACACAACGCTGCAAAATGGCAGCTTTGCTAACCGTAACAAGTTGTGATCTGCAAGTCCACTGTAAGAAGTCAACAAGCCTTTAGCCCTACTGAGTGTCACTCAGAACATCTACTACGTGACTAATCTGCTCTCAAACAGCAGCCAATCGGTTCCTCGGTTCCCTCACGACGTCACGGAGGGCCCCTCGTTGGAACTGACCGCGACCTGAAGATGATAGAGGAGCGTGAGGCGAGGAGGACAACGTCCCGAAAAACAAGGACAAGGAATCTCCTCCAATAAAAATGTTGAATTCGCTCACATTACTCCTGGAAAAAGTGTTCTTCCTCACTCACCTCAATGCCTTCCGGCCCAGTTTGTTGttttcagacacagacagagcgagggagaagaagagagttgCACATCACTGCGAGaatgaggggtggagagagagagtcccggATACCTCCGCCGGGGCCGCACTCCCAGAGTCCATATACCAACGGGGAGACTTGCTAGAAGTGCCCCGAACTTTATTCACTCATTTTGGCATCTATTTAGGAGACAACCGGGTGGCCCATCTGATTCCGGATATCTTGCCACTCTTTACAACGGACAAGCGTTCAATCCAGGTGATGGTAACAAACAAACGCTTAGTTCTCGGAGTTCTATCCAAGAGCGCCAGCATCCGGGTGGATACCGTTGAGGACTTTGCGTATGGAGCATCAATTCTACTGAACGCTATGGACACTACCGTGCAGAAACGACCGTTGGATGGCGAAGAGATCGCGAGTAGAGCGGAGAAACTGGTTGGGAAGATACCGTACAGCTTGCTTTGGAATAACTGTGAACATTTCGTTACTTATTGCCGGTATGGCATTGCAATCAGCATTCAGACTGACAAGGTAACATATTGATATTGGCCTAGACTAGGctatttattgttttttttacgCACGGACATATTGAAGAGGCTATCTCTCTGAAAGCTATATATTCCAATGTTAAACTAGCTACAAAATGATAACGGAGTTTTCCTAAATTGGCCCACCGCGCTGgtcacagacgtcaattcaacttCTATTCTACGTTGGTTCTACGTTGGTTTGACGTGTAAACAAcgctgattcaaccagtgtgtgcccagtgggacattTAAAAGATGCCTAAAGTGTTGATTACCCATTTGGTGTGCGTCCTGTGTACGCGATTGGTACTGTTGCGCGCTGGTGAGTTTTCACAGAGCGACGCTGCAGGACTCTGTAACTAGCAGAATCAAAACATTAAAATATAGTTTACTTAGAATTTGATTCATCTCAAGCCAATTAGGTTAAAAGTGGTCATTAGCCTATTTTACTCAGTGAGCAATGCTAAATGATGCGCGTCAATATGGACCAATAGGTTTATAGAGCAGACAATGGTccgtcccaaatgggaccctattatCTAAACTGTTTGggaaaaaatggttccaaaagggttcttcgggctgtccccataggagcacCCGTttgggttccagatagaacccttttgtaGAAACCTCTTCGgaaagggttctacgtggaacctcgaaaggttctacctagaaccaaaaggggttattcaaagggttatcctatggggacagccaaataaccattttaggttctagattgcACCTGTTTTTTTCTAACAGTGTAGACAGGGCTATTATGGTGCACACATTTTGGTCAGAGTCTGAAGTAGGGCCccgctctggtctaatgtagggccccactctggtctaatgtagggccccactctggtctaatgtagggccccgctctggtctaatgtaggacccagctctggtctaatgtagggcCCCGCTCTGGTCTACTGTAGGGCCCTGCTCTGGTCTAAATTAGGGCCCTGCTCTGGTCTAAATTAGGGCcctgctctggtctaatgtagggcCCTGCTCTGGTCTAaattagggccctggtctaatgtagggccccgctctggtctaatgtaggacccagctctggtctaatgtagggcCCCGCTCTGGTCTACTGTAGGGCCCTGCTCTGGTCTAAATTAGGGCCCTGCTCTGGTCTAAATTAGGGCcctgctctggtctaatgtagggcCCTGCTCTGGTCTAaattagggccctggtctaatgtagggcACAGCTCTGGTCTACTGTAAGGCCCTGCTCTGGTCTACTGTAGGGCcctgctctggtctaatgtagggcCCTGCTCTGGTCTAaattagggccctggtctaatgtagggcACAGCTCTGGTCTACCGTAAGGCCCTGCTCTGGTCTACTGTAGGGCcctgctctggtctaatgtagggcCCTGCTCTGGTCTACTGTAGGGCcctgctctggtctaatgtagggccctgctctggtctaatgtagggcccagctctggtctaatgtagggccctgctctggtctaatgtagggcccagctctggtctaatgtagggcCCTGCTCTGGTCTAAATTAGGGCCCTGCTCTGGTCTAAATTTGGGCcctgctctggtctaatgtagggcCCCGCTCTGGTCTAAATTAGGGCCccgctctggtctaatgtagggcCCCGCTCTGGTCTAAATTAGGGCCCCGCTCTGGTCTAAATTAGGGCCccgctctggtctaatgtagggcCCTGCTCTGGTCTAAATTAGGGCcctgctctggtctaatgtagggcCCTgctctggtctaaattagtgtcctgctctggtctaatgtagggcCCTGCTCTGGTTTAAACAAGGGgcctgctctggtctaaagtagggccctGCTCTGGTCTACTGTAGGGCCCTGCTCTGGTCTACTGTAGGGCcctgctctggtctaatgtagggcactgctctggtctaatgtagggcactgctctggtctaatgtagggcactgctctggtctaatgtagggccctgctctggtctaaagtagtgccctgctctggtctaaagtatttTCCTACTCTGGTCTAATGTGGGGccctgctctggtctaaagtagttcccTACTCTGGTCTAATGTGGGGCCCTGCTCTGGTCTACTGTAGGGccctgctctggtctaaagtagttcccTACTCTGGTCTAATGTGGGGccctgctctggtctaaagtagttcccTACTCTGGTCTAATGTGGGGCCCTGCTCTGGTCTACTGTAGGGCCCTGCTCTGGTCTACTGTAGGGccctgctctggtctaaagtagttcccTACTCTGGTTGTGCCCCAAGgtgattagggtgccatttttcACCCAGACAATGATTTGGCCGTGTAAGCTGGGGGGCAAAATGGGATCAAACTCCTCCTTGCCCCAAAAGTAGACCGACATGTAAATTAGGACCAGACTTAGAGAACTATGGAAAGACAATGTATCATCGCACTATTTAAAATAGGCAATTTGCGCTACTTTGAGTTGATAGGCTGACAAGGCTTCGGCGTCTGCAGGTCTGGTGAGAGCCTGAGTTTGTTTTAAATGAGTCCATTccaatgtccctgtctgttgCATGGACCACAAGGCAGGAAGAAGTCCTTCTTGAGAACCCGTTAGCGCACTCTGTTCCATTGGCTCTACTATAAGAGTGAATTGAGGTATGGACCGTTGTGAAATTGGTTTGGTATTTGAACTTCAAtatttctttaactaggcaagtcagttaagatcaaattgtgatttacaatgactgcctatcccggccaaaccctgacaatgctgggccaattgttcactgcactatgggactcccaatcatggctggctgtgatacagtctggaattgaaccagggtttgtagtgacgcctctagcactgagatacattGCCTTATACCTCTACGCCACTTGGGAAGCCCCTGTCAAAGGATTTGAGATAGCTACCAAACAATAGCTACCTCGGGTTATTCATGAAGGAAAACAATGGCAACTGTGAAGACAGCCTGGGACAGTCAACAAAGTGCATGATCACAATATTCAAATCTAATGTCAGCTGTCTATTATTCcttacacagagagacatgttgcACACCCTTTGGTTTTCTCATGAAATTATTTCaatgtgtttttaaaaatatatatatttattacaaaTAACTTACAATTCAATAGCTCCTTGATCACATGACCTAGGCACCTGAAACCAACTTTTGTATTATTCACAGGGTAgggaccatagaaatagaatgaatagaaaggGTCtctccattcaagtcaatgatggcataatgagtggactggcagccattttgagtgtacccatgccagaaaataaaagcaggaagtgtactcttcaatctgtgctgtgatttgttgagtcAACCCAACTGACATTGCAAAAAAAAATCATTatattgcatgagccacatcagtaaGCTTCATTTGAattaacattctacattaccgTGGAAATCCAGCATCGGTTGATAGAACATTACAAAATACCATGGAAATGATTACTTcgcaataccaggcagccattgcaaGTGTACCAATGAGTTACCTCAGCTG from Oncorhynchus tshawytscha isolate Ot180627B linkage group LG15, Otsh_v2.0, whole genome shotgun sequence includes the following:
- the LOC112237687 gene encoding lecithin retinol acyltransferase: MLNSLTLLLEKVFFLTHLNAFRPSLLFSDTDRAREKKRVAHHCENEGWRERVPDTSAGAALPESIYQRGDLLEVPRTLFTHFGIYLGDNRVAHLIPDILPLFTTDKRSIQVMVTNKRLVLGVLSKSASIRVDTVEDFAYGASILLNAMDTTVQKRPLDGEEIASRAEKLVGKIPYSLLWNNCEHFVTYCRYGIAISIQTDKFCDWLKSVIRDHRSVPLTAFLGILSVVYLGMSSYTAIPTLLIPFTLWMAG